One stretch of Glandiceps talaboti chromosome 7, keGlaTala1.1, whole genome shotgun sequence DNA includes these proteins:
- the LOC144437777 gene encoding histone H4, whose translation MSGRGKGGKGLGKGGAKRHRKVLRDNIQGITKPAIRRLARRGGVKRISGLIYEETRGVLKVFLENVIRDAVTYTEHAKRKTVTAMDVVYALKRQGRTLYGFGG comes from the coding sequence ATGTCTGGTCGTGGTAAAGGAGGTAAAGGTCTAGGAAAAGGAGGCGCCAAGCGTCATCGTAAAGTTCTTCGTGATAACATCCAGGGTATCACCAAGCCAGCTATCCGTCGTCTTGCCCGTCGTGGTGGTGTCAAACGTATCTCTGGTCTCATCTACGAAGAAACTCGTGGTGTACTGAAGGTGTTCTTGGAGAATGTCATCCGTGATGCCGTCACCTACACCGAGCACGCCAAGAGAAAGACCGTCACCGCCATGGATGTCGTCTATGCTCTGAAACGCCAAGGACGTACTTTGTACGGATTTGGTGGTTAG